From Sporosarcina sp. Marseille-Q4943, the proteins below share one genomic window:
- a CDS encoding ferredoxin — protein MSTKKYTIVDQDTCIACGACGAAAPDIYDYDDEGIAYVILDDNTGVTEVPEELLEDMEDAFDGCPTDSIKVADAPFDGDPLKYED, from the coding sequence ATGTCTACTAAAAAATACACCATCGTTGACCAAGACACATGTATTGCATGCGGAGCTTGCGGCGCTGCTGCACCTGACATCTACGATTATGACGATGAGGGGATTGCCTACGTTATCCTTGATGATAACACGGGTGTTACAGAAGTTCCAGAAGAACTATTGGAAGACATGGAAGACGCTTTTGACGGTTGCCCGACAGATTCAATCAAAGTCGCAGACGCACCGTTCGATGGCGATCCGTTAAAATATGAAGATTGA
- a CDS encoding helix-turn-helix domain-containing protein yields the protein MNLSSILLFLIGKMNGQRTLNAGLHLLRGKKSGQTLQDVEYFNVKPFFGILPKLEEGTYVEAADKLLSSGLIVQNDKFVQLTEEGKDKVERLPEFHFKGWDYRGRELMFFKRLSLLVQTLSYMRAGEASFTPIQREREIQLFVRRLLEGQPITDPVFAKQIGDELKLSLLKSGMSDIQKTIFACRLTGRSETAKTWDQLAMDMNASTEALRLLFIESLHRLLPVIEGKDDYPFLNKIAYDIKVHSYLTDSAMHTKRLFDQGHSLENIAAIRKLKMSTIEDHVIEMAMNDNRFPVTHFVSEEQIQAVLSKSKEMGTKRLKLLKNEFEALSYFELRLIMTACKEVNN from the coding sequence ATGAATTTGTCATCAATTCTACTATTTCTTATTGGTAAAATGAACGGACAGCGGACCTTGAATGCCGGTCTTCATCTATTGCGCGGCAAAAAATCAGGACAGACATTGCAAGACGTAGAATATTTCAATGTCAAACCATTTTTCGGAATTTTACCGAAACTGGAAGAAGGGACTTACGTTGAAGCTGCCGATAAGTTGTTGAGCTCAGGACTGATTGTCCAAAATGATAAGTTTGTGCAACTGACAGAGGAAGGGAAGGACAAAGTGGAAAGGTTGCCTGAATTCCATTTTAAAGGCTGGGATTATAGAGGCCGTGAATTGATGTTTTTCAAAAGACTTTCGTTGCTCGTCCAGACGCTCTCCTATATGCGCGCAGGGGAAGCTTCATTTACTCCGATACAAAGGGAGCGGGAAATTCAGCTTTTCGTGAGGCGACTTCTAGAAGGGCAGCCGATCACCGACCCTGTTTTTGCAAAACAGATCGGCGACGAGTTGAAATTGTCGCTACTGAAAAGTGGAATGAGCGATATTCAGAAAACCATTTTTGCATGCAGGTTGACCGGAAGATCCGAAACGGCAAAGACGTGGGATCAGTTAGCTATGGACATGAACGCATCTACTGAAGCCCTTCGTCTATTATTCATTGAAAGCTTACATAGGCTATTACCTGTCATAGAAGGAAAGGATGATTATCCTTTCCTGAATAAAATTGCTTACGACATAAAGGTCCATTCCTATTTGACTGATTCGGCAATGCATACGAAAAGACTCTTTGACCAAGGCCACTCATTGGAGAACATAGCAGCGATACGAAAACTGAAGATGAGCACGATTGAAGACCATGTCATTGAGATGGCGATGAATGATAACCGCTTCCCGGTCACTCATTTCGTATCAGAGGAACAGATCCAGGCGGTCTTATCGAAATCGAAAGAGATGGGAACGAAGAGGCTGAAATTATTGAAAAATGAATTTGAAGCACTTTCCTATTTCGAGCTTCGACTCATCATGACTGCTTGTAAGGAAGTGAATAACTAA
- a CDS encoding cytochrome c biogenesis protein ResB translates to MSKIKCQCGHDNPFGTVLCEKCGRPMTEEAKRSEVVDMRYEGSARRSQTYKRSIIDKIWNFFSSVKIGVSIIVAVLVTSAIGTLFPQKFYLPVNQNSEAEILAYYERLYGFIGTLYYKLGFYDMYNSWWFKILIGMLGTSIIIASVDRVIPLYKSLKKQRTKRHTSFMKRQRVYGAGHSENADASLAKAEEKLKNMKYNVKTEDGAILAEKNRFSRWGPYVNHTGLIIFLFGVLLRGIPGFYVDQTMWIREGELRSIPGAPDYYLESKDFSIETYSKEEAEVFGKALDRVGTIVKSYQTDVSLYKKKEDSLPGSTDLEHVKDYPIIVNKPLTFDGYSIFQMDYRLDELKSMTMQLIEKKTGKSFGQFTIDLDDPEGVYELNDGARVDLIGYYADYDGVENGEPVSKSPIPNNPAFIFNMITPDKPEGEKSFVAIRQTLETQENAYQVKFVSAETRDISGLTIRKDKTLYILLFGGLIFMIGVIQGSYWNHRRIWIQKGEGDELLVAAHTNKNWFSLKKELDAVKEYAHLPGYEDRLDNESSTEEEEGEK, encoded by the coding sequence GTCGATATGCGCTATGAAGGGTCTGCCCGCAGATCCCAGACGTATAAACGGTCCATTATCGACAAGATTTGGAATTTCTTCTCCAGTGTGAAAATTGGAGTGAGCATCATTGTTGCTGTACTTGTGACATCAGCGATCGGAACTCTCTTTCCTCAGAAGTTTTATTTGCCGGTAAATCAGAATTCAGAAGCGGAAATATTGGCATATTATGAACGTCTGTATGGATTTATAGGAACGCTTTATTACAAGTTAGGCTTCTATGATATGTATAATAGTTGGTGGTTTAAAATACTGATCGGCATGCTTGGCACGTCCATTATCATCGCGAGTGTCGACAGAGTGATCCCCCTCTACAAATCATTGAAGAAGCAGCGGACAAAGCGTCATACTTCATTCATGAAACGACAAAGGGTTTACGGTGCTGGGCATTCTGAAAATGCTGATGCGTCACTGGCGAAGGCTGAAGAGAAGCTGAAGAACATGAAGTATAACGTAAAAACGGAAGACGGCGCGATATTAGCCGAAAAGAACCGTTTTTCACGTTGGGGTCCTTATGTTAACCATACCGGGTTGATCATTTTCCTGTTTGGCGTCCTGTTACGTGGTATCCCTGGCTTTTATGTCGACCAGACGATGTGGATCCGGGAAGGGGAATTGCGTTCGATTCCTGGCGCTCCGGACTATTACTTGGAGAGCAAGGATTTCAGCATTGAGACGTATTCGAAAGAAGAGGCTGAAGTTTTCGGAAAAGCGCTGGACCGTGTCGGCACTATTGTGAAATCATATCAGACGGACGTTTCATTATACAAAAAGAAAGAGGACAGTCTGCCAGGCTCGACCGATCTGGAGCATGTCAAAGACTATCCAATCATCGTCAATAAGCCGTTGACATTCGATGGATACAGCATATTCCAGATGGATTACCGCCTGGACGAGCTGAAATCGATGACAATGCAGCTAATTGAAAAGAAAACCGGGAAGTCTTTCGGGCAATTTACAATTGATCTTGACGATCCTGAAGGAGTATATGAACTGAATGATGGGGCACGTGTAGATTTAATCGGTTATTATGCTGATTACGATGGCGTTGAGAACGGCGAACCGGTCTCAAAGTCGCCGATTCCAAACAACCCGGCATTTATCTTCAATATGATTACTCCTGATAAACCGGAAGGCGAAAAAAGCTTTGTCGCAATCAGACAAACACTTGAGACGCAAGAGAACGCCTATCAAGTGAAGTTTGTCAGTGCAGAGACAAGGGATATTTCCGGGTTGACGATACGGAAAGATAAAACATTGTACATACTTCTATTCGGCGGACTTATCTTTATGATCGGTGTCATCCAAGGTTCCTATTGGAATCATAGACGGATTTGGATCCAGAAAGGGGAAGGCGATGAGTTGCTAGTTGCCGCCCATACAAACAAAAACTGGTTCTCGTTGAAAAAGGAATTGGACGCTGTGAAAGAGTATGCACACCTGCCGGGCTATGAAGACCGGTTGGACAATGAGTCGTCAACTGAGGAAGAGGAAGGAGAAAAATGA
- a CDS encoding RNA polymerase sigma factor SigX — MDDSVFHKLYEQYHQDVFNFLIYLTGDRHSSEDLMHEVYVRVLKAYAGFEGKSSEKTWLFSIAKNVAIDHFRKKNVRQKHQFDKFDWEQSELPSTGSTPEEIASLNEEMRQLLRVLDTCTGDQKMVIVLRYFQELSIAETADTLGWTEGKVKTTQHRAIKALQKKLNALSAEGGR; from the coding sequence GTGGATGACTCCGTTTTCCACAAGCTATACGAGCAATATCATCAGGATGTCTTCAATTTTCTCATCTATTTGACAGGAGATCGACATTCTTCCGAGGATCTTATGCATGAAGTGTATGTCAGGGTATTGAAAGCCTATGCTGGTTTTGAAGGGAAGAGCTCTGAAAAGACTTGGCTCTTTTCCATAGCGAAAAATGTCGCCATCGACCACTTCAGAAAGAAGAATGTACGTCAAAAACATCAATTCGATAAATTTGACTGGGAGCAGAGCGAATTGCCCTCGACAGGCAGCACCCCTGAAGAAATTGCATCGTTGAATGAAGAGATGAGACAATTGCTGCGAGTTTTGGATACGTGCACGGGTGACCAAAAGATGGTGATCGTTTTACGATATTTCCAGGAGCTATCGATAGCGGAAACCGCCGATACCCTCGGCTGGACCGAAGGAAAGGTAAAGACGACCCAACATAGGGCAATCAAAGCATTACAAAAGAAATTGAATGCTCTTTCGGCAGAGGGGGGAAGATGA
- a CDS encoding ECF transporter S component, producing MNNKKLRRMILIAILGSISTVLMQLNFPLPALPAFLKIDFSEIPAVLAIMTMGPIAGIGVELLKNVLHWFLSGSPTGVPVGEIANFATGVLFIMPIYLIFKKVQNTKGLTAGLIAGTASMAIGMSLLNYLVFLPMYVYFMNMPAYTGEALFNVIVLGILPFNLIKGIMLMVISLLLYKSMSKWIDQQKRQLTM from the coding sequence ATGAACAACAAGAAATTGCGTAGGATGATTCTTATCGCGATACTGGGAAGCATTTCAACGGTATTAATGCAGTTGAACTTCCCATTGCCAGCTCTGCCGGCATTCCTGAAAATCGACTTCAGTGAAATCCCGGCTGTGTTAGCGATCATGACGATGGGGCCAATCGCAGGAATCGGTGTAGAACTGCTTAAAAATGTGTTGCATTGGTTCTTATCGGGGAGTCCGACAGGCGTACCGGTAGGAGAGATTGCAAACTTTGCAACAGGCGTCCTTTTCATCATGCCAATCTATTTGATCTTTAAGAAAGTACAGAACACGAAAGGCCTGACAGCCGGTCTGATTGCCGGTACGGCATCCATGGCTATCGGAATGAGCTTGTTGAACTATCTCGTGTTCCTGCCGATGTATGTATACTTTATGAATATGCCTGCTTACACAGGCGAAGCTTTATTCAACGTGATTGTTTTAGGGATTCTCCCTTTCAATCTGATAAAAGGCATCATGCTAATGGTCATTTCGCTGCTGTTGTATAAGAGCATGAGCAAATGGATCGACCAACAAAAACGTCAATTGACAATGTAA
- a CDS encoding ATP-binding protein has protein sequence MNRIWHSIVGKLWATILLLVSFVLFMVTVLLLEFLDNFHTNQAEDSLRREATTIGKIVLDHENDTAMRLIIQDILDNETNAMIIDSEKRVYYSFHSGLNQEKIEQKILSESKFFSNIQINEKVVKEMILPSLTEENVMEQYLVLMYPYGEVDGTIHSIVMYQSLDAVHRTTKRTTHIVFLSAFIAFILTTIFAFFLSTKITSPLRGMKQAAFELSKGNFETRLPVMQNDEIGQLATAFNQMGRQLKYQMELIKQEKEQLSSILTSMTDAVITFNRDYSILVRNPQAERLLQKWYFANGADEKVLPKEIFHMLEHAITFAEEVEDELDIGGQFYGISISPLYSENSIRGAVAVLRDMTDQHKLDKLRSDFIANVSHELRTPISLLQGYSEAIIDDVVTSEEERNEMVQIIHDESKRMSRLVTDLLDLARMESGHMRLYKLNFPLIPFLDRVQNKFMQIARDSNVMLSLDVDDKEQGIVVFADDDRLEQVFTNLIDNAIRHTPDGGKVTVGVERKGDMVEISVADTGSGIPKEDLPFIFERFYKADKARTRGKGGTGLGLAIAKNIIDSHGGRITAELGDTSGTIFKCVLPIGPEDENIDSL, from the coding sequence ATGAATAGAATATGGCATTCAATCGTCGGGAAGCTATGGGCAACCATATTGCTTCTCGTTTCCTTTGTCCTTTTTATGGTCACCGTCCTTCTCCTAGAGTTCCTTGATAATTTCCATACGAATCAGGCAGAAGATTCTCTTCGGAGGGAAGCGACAACGATCGGTAAAATAGTTCTCGATCATGAAAACGATACCGCCATGCGACTCATCATCCAAGATATATTGGACAACGAGACGAATGCGATGATCATTGATTCCGAAAAAAGGGTCTATTATTCATTTCATAGTGGATTGAATCAGGAAAAGATAGAGCAGAAAATCCTCTCGGAATCGAAGTTTTTCTCAAATATACAAATTAATGAAAAAGTCGTGAAGGAGATGATTCTCCCATCTCTTACGGAAGAAAACGTCATGGAACAATATCTTGTTCTCATGTATCCATATGGTGAGGTGGATGGAACCATCCATTCCATCGTCATGTATCAAAGCCTGGATGCCGTCCACCGTACGACAAAGAGGACGACGCATATCGTTTTCTTATCCGCATTCATCGCTTTCATTTTGACGACTATATTTGCCTTCTTCCTTTCCACGAAAATCACCTCGCCATTACGAGGGATGAAGCAAGCTGCTTTTGAATTATCGAAAGGGAATTTTGAAACGCGTCTCCCGGTCATGCAAAATGATGAAATCGGTCAATTGGCGACCGCTTTCAACCAAATGGGCAGGCAGTTGAAATACCAAATGGAACTGATCAAGCAGGAAAAAGAACAATTATCAAGCATCCTCACTTCAATGACAGATGCGGTCATTACATTTAATCGGGATTATTCCATACTTGTGAGGAACCCTCAAGCAGAACGGCTATTGCAGAAGTGGTATTTTGCAAACGGGGCAGATGAGAAAGTGTTGCCGAAGGAAATATTCCATATGCTTGAACACGCCATTACATTTGCAGAGGAAGTTGAGGATGAGCTCGACATCGGCGGCCAGTTTTACGGCATCTCCATCAGTCCGTTATACAGTGAAAATAGCATTCGCGGAGCGGTGGCTGTGTTACGTGATATGACAGACCAGCATAAGCTGGATAAGTTGAGATCCGATTTTATAGCAAATGTATCCCACGAGTTAAGAACGCCAATTTCCTTATTGCAAGGGTATAGTGAAGCGATAATCGACGATGTGGTGACGAGTGAAGAGGAACGCAATGAAATGGTCCAGATCATCCACGATGAATCGAAACGGATGAGCCGTCTCGTAACTGATCTGCTCGACCTTGCCCGAATGGAATCTGGCCATATGCGGTTATATAAACTAAATTTCCCACTTATTCCGTTTTTGGATAGAGTTCAAAACAAATTCATGCAAATCGCCCGTGATTCAAACGTGATGCTCTCATTGGATGTTGACGATAAAGAACAAGGGATTGTCGTTTTCGCTGATGATGATCGTTTGGAGCAAGTATTTACAAACTTGATTGATAATGCAATCCGTCATACTCCGGATGGAGGAAAAGTGACAGTCGGTGTCGAAAGAAAAGGGGATATGGTTGAAATTTCCGTTGCCGATACAGGAAGCGGCATACCAAAAGAAGATCTGCCTTTCATCTTCGAACGTTTCTATAAAGCTGACAAAGCGCGGACACGAGGGAAAGGCGGCACCGGATTGGGCCTTGCAATCGCGAAGAACATAATCGACTCGCATGGTGGCCGTATTACAGCGGAACTTGGTGACACATCGGGCACGATCTTCAAATGCGTTTTGCCGATCGGTCCAGAAGATGAGAACATCGACTCGCTCTGA
- a CDS encoding aminoglycoside phosphotransferase family protein: protein MLNRIIQQFKLNVLSINEVEDSHSSTVYKCNLLNGENIFLKIPYTKLKCQRELEAYDILKDRVSIPKMLDYWSGDDECPGAFLLSELKGQPITNKDLSTVAFQVGVLHASMHHIQPPTTTQLTGIQNEFPDWSNFVERQFYSFAEDVKEVLNESLYSQAIEKFEHMKLQLPPPDGPSFIHMDFRPANIIVDEDKVSGMIDFESVRFGSTEIDFTKLYRDFLSFDFRLYQSYQEGYNTIRPLIDLEVVLPFYQFTDAFNSIGWCKRRGIEKNASFLEKNLFILKKVLP, encoded by the coding sequence ATGTTAAATCGAATCATTCAACAATTCAAATTGAATGTATTGTCAATTAATGAAGTTGAAGATTCCCATAGTTCAACAGTTTATAAATGCAATTTGCTTAATGGGGAAAACATCTTCTTGAAAATACCTTACACAAAATTAAAGTGTCAACGAGAATTGGAAGCCTATGACATCTTAAAAGACAGAGTTTCCATTCCTAAAATGTTGGATTATTGGTCTGGTGATGACGAGTGTCCTGGAGCGTTCTTATTATCTGAATTAAAAGGACAACCGATAACAAATAAGGATTTATCCACAGTAGCGTTTCAAGTTGGAGTCCTACACGCCTCTATGCATCACATTCAGCCACCTACTACAACACAGTTAACTGGCATACAAAATGAGTTTCCGGACTGGTCTAATTTTGTGGAACGACAATTTTATAGTTTTGCTGAAGATGTAAAGGAAGTTTTGAACGAAAGTTTATACAGTCAGGCCATTGAAAAGTTCGAACATATGAAACTACAGCTCCCCCCTCCAGATGGCCCGAGCTTTATACATATGGATTTTCGCCCAGCAAATATAATTGTTGATGAAGATAAGGTGTCAGGCATGATCGATTTTGAAAGTGTACGATTTGGCTCCACAGAAATCGATTTCACCAAACTGTATCGTGATTTTTTAAGCTTCGATTTCAGATTATATCAGTCCTATCAAGAAGGCTATAATACGATAAGACCATTAATTGATTTAGAGGTTGTGTTGCCTTTTTATCAATTCACAGATGCGTTTAATAGTATAGGCTGGTGTAAACGCCGTGGAATTGAAAAGAACGCTTCATTTTTGGAGAAGAATCTTTTCATCCTAAAAAAAGTGTTACCATAA
- the ccsB gene encoding c-type cytochrome biogenesis protein CcsB produces MGLASLSANLLLVSFIAYLVATLFFGGAVKGAKSEASYRNHRWGRVGITITIIGFITHLGYFITRWIASGHAPVSNMFEFTTAFGMMLVGAFILLFFLYRTPSLGLFALPIAIIIIGYASMFPREITPLIPALQSYWLTIHVITAALGEAILAISAVAGLIYLVKHVDMTKPSKQRFWLEAVMFTLVLVLGFVISSTTFKLTGYEAHFTYIDKNEAPAKIEYNYPPLFGMNEYEAQTPEAMTPWAEMPAIVNAKTLTTFVWSVATGTVLYLILRLVFRRPIASLFKPFAKKANSQLMDEIGYRSVLIGFPVFTLGALIFAMIWAHEAWSRFWGWDPKEVWALITWLFYAAFLHLRLSRGWEGKKSAWLAVIGFVIIMFNLIAVNLIIAGLHSYA; encoded by the coding sequence ATGGGATTAGCATCGTTAAGCGCGAATCTGCTATTAGTTTCTTTCATTGCCTATTTGGTCGCCACCCTTTTCTTCGGCGGAGCAGTGAAAGGCGCTAAATCGGAAGCATCCTATAGAAATCATAGATGGGGCAGGGTCGGCATCACGATCACCATTATCGGATTCATCACCCATCTCGGTTATTTCATTACGAGGTGGATCGCTTCAGGCCATGCACCTGTTAGTAATATGTTCGAATTTACGACTGCGTTCGGCATGATGCTCGTAGGGGCATTCATCCTACTGTTTTTCTTGTATCGGACGCCTTCTTTAGGGCTGTTTGCGTTGCCTATCGCTATTATCATCATTGGATATGCAAGCATGTTCCCTAGGGAAATTACGCCGCTCATACCTGCGCTCCAAAGTTACTGGCTTACCATCCACGTAATAACGGCGGCGCTCGGTGAGGCAATTCTCGCAATCAGCGCGGTTGCAGGTCTCATTTACTTAGTGAAACATGTCGATATGACAAAGCCTTCTAAACAGCGTTTTTGGTTAGAGGCTGTCATGTTCACACTCGTACTTGTCCTAGGATTCGTCATATCATCGACGACATTCAAGTTGACGGGATATGAAGCCCATTTTACGTATATCGATAAAAATGAGGCACCTGCCAAAATCGAGTACAATTATCCGCCGCTATTCGGAATGAACGAATATGAAGCGCAAACTCCTGAAGCGATGACGCCATGGGCGGAAATGCCGGCGATCGTCAACGCGAAAACATTGACGACATTCGTTTGGTCGGTCGCGACGGGGACTGTATTATATCTCATCTTACGACTTGTTTTCCGTAGACCGATCGCTTCTTTATTCAAGCCATTTGCGAAGAAAGCGAATTCGCAGCTGATGGATGAAATCGGCTATCGTTCCGTTCTAATCGGCTTTCCAGTGTTTACACTTGGAGCTTTGATTTTCGCAATGATCTGGGCGCATGAGGCTTGGTCAAGGTTTTGGGGATGGGATCCTAAAGAGGTTTGGGCACTTATTACATGGCTGTTTTATGCGGCTTTCCTCCATCTCCGTCTTTCAAGAGGATGGGAAGGGAAAAAATCTGCATGGCTTGCGGTTATCGGGTTTGTCATCATTATGTTCAATCTGATTGCCGTAAACCTGATCATCGCCGGTTTGCATTCATACGCGTAA
- a CDS encoding response regulator transcription factor: MEETVRLLVVDDEDRIRRLLNMYLSREGFEIDEAVDGAEAIEKALANHYDCILLDLMMPEKDGLEVLQELRDEKKMTPVILLTAKGEESDRVAGFETGADDYIVKPFSPREVVLRVKAILRRSVTFPDASATNSSKDLVVFPQLTIDHDAHRVTAEGKEVNLTPKEYELLYFLAKSPDKVFDREQLLKEVWHYEFFGDLRTVDTHVKRLREKLSRVSESAAKMIVTVWGVGYKFEVPNE, translated from the coding sequence ATGGAAGAGACTGTTAGGTTATTAGTGGTGGACGACGAGGATCGGATCCGTCGTCTTCTCAATATGTATTTATCCCGTGAAGGCTTCGAAATAGATGAGGCAGTAGATGGAGCAGAAGCGATAGAAAAGGCGCTCGCAAACCATTATGACTGCATTTTGCTTGATTTAATGATGCCGGAAAAAGACGGCCTTGAAGTATTGCAGGAGCTTCGCGATGAAAAGAAGATGACACCTGTCATCTTGCTGACGGCGAAAGGCGAGGAATCGGATCGTGTGGCTGGATTTGAAACAGGGGCAGATGATTATATCGTCAAGCCGTTCAGTCCACGTGAAGTTGTACTTCGTGTGAAGGCGATTTTGAGGAGATCTGTTACTTTCCCTGATGCCTCGGCAACGAACAGCTCAAAGGATCTTGTCGTATTCCCGCAATTGACGATCGATCATGACGCGCACCGGGTGACGGCCGAAGGGAAAGAAGTGAACTTGACGCCGAAGGAATACGAGTTGCTCTATTTCCTCGCAAAGTCGCCAGATAAAGTGTTCGACCGTGAACAGTTATTGAAGGAAGTGTGGCACTACGAATTTTTCGGAGATTTACGGACCGTCGATACCCATGTGAAGAGGCTGCGGGAAAAGCTGAGCCGTGTATCTGAAAGCGCAGCGAAAATGATCGTGACAGTTTGGGGTGTCGGTTATAAATTCGAGGTTCCGAATGAATAG
- a CDS encoding ATP-dependent DNA helicase RecQ, whose translation MDLKKILQDRFGYENFRPGQEEVVRHVLNGQDTIAILPTGMGKSLCYQLPGTIMQGSVIIISPLVSLMEDQAMRMRQNGEKRVIALNSFLPYTERQRSIGQLPHFKFIYVSPEMLTQDSFSRQLERLQISLVVVDEAHCISQWGFDFRPDYLRIGEFLNKMDRPPVLALTATANEKVLHDIQQYLRMEKPIVQRHSLDRPNISYSIMEVHSTFEKTAWIKERVTQTTGPGIIYASSRKRADELAMVLQLEGISVQSYHAGKEQEDRSIIQEQFLNGDLEWICATNAFGMGVHKDDIRQVIHDHMPPTVAAYIQEVGRAGRDGGPAAATLLYMPTDEQTTNFIIQSDMPDEGEIRHYVKMISDGHSAEKAGELASLTETGKRVIDYYLERYSLDELLLQLQGLSNEKQEQLQQMIHLVTSGACIRQSALKYFGETCRRKPDDCCSNCGLGPIKWLKEKVMKESTKERVSWDDRITILLG comes from the coding sequence ATGGACTTAAAAAAGATTTTGCAAGACCGATTCGGATATGAAAACTTTAGGCCAGGACAGGAAGAAGTGGTTCGTCACGTTTTGAACGGACAAGATACAATTGCCATTTTACCAACAGGGATGGGGAAATCCCTTTGCTATCAGCTGCCTGGAACGATTATGCAAGGCTCTGTCATCATTATTTCCCCACTCGTTTCTTTGATGGAAGATCAGGCGATGCGAATGAGACAGAACGGCGAAAAGCGGGTCATCGCATTAAATTCTTTTTTGCCGTATACCGAGCGACAAAGAAGCATTGGACAGCTCCCACACTTTAAATTCATTTACGTTTCCCCAGAAATGCTCACCCAAGACTCATTTAGCCGTCAGCTGGAACGACTGCAGATTTCATTAGTTGTTGTGGATGAAGCACATTGTATTTCACAATGGGGATTTGATTTCCGTCCGGACTATTTGCGGATCGGTGAGTTCTTGAATAAGATGGATCGTCCTCCCGTCCTCGCATTGACGGCCACAGCGAATGAAAAAGTGTTACACGATATTCAGCAATATCTTCGAATGGAGAAGCCAATTGTTCAACGTCATTCATTGGATCGGCCGAATATTTCTTATTCAATCATGGAAGTGCATTCCACTTTTGAAAAAACGGCATGGATTAAAGAAAGGGTCACGCAAACGACTGGCCCGGGAATCATTTATGCATCTTCGAGAAAACGAGCTGACGAATTGGCTATGGTGCTTCAATTAGAAGGTATCTCCGTACAGTCGTACCATGCTGGGAAGGAACAGGAGGACCGTTCCATCATCCAGGAACAGTTCCTGAACGGCGATCTTGAATGGATATGTGCAACAAATGCGTTCGGAATGGGTGTTCATAAAGATGACATACGGCAAGTCATCCATGACCATATGCCCCCGACGGTTGCCGCGTATATACAAGAAGTCGGGAGGGCGGGTAGAGACGGAGGTCCGGCTGCCGCCACGCTGCTCTATATGCCGACTGATGAGCAGACGACGAACTTTATCATCCAATCGGATATGCCTGACGAAGGCGAGATCCGTCATTACGTTAAGATGATCTCTGACGGCCATTCAGCCGAAAAGGCTGGGGAGCTTGCTAGTTTGACAGAGACAGGCAAACGGGTAATTGATTATTATCTAGAGCGTTATTCGTTGGACGAACTCTTACTCCAACTACAGGGGCTATCGAACGAAAAGCAGGAACAGCTCCAACAAATGATCCATCTTGTCACAAGCGGGGCGTGCATCCGACAAAGTGCGCTGAAGTATTTTGGCGAAACGTGTAGGAGAAAGCCGGACGATTGTTGCTCGAACTGTGGTCTTGGACCGATTAAGTGGCTTAAGGAAAAAGTAATGAAGGAGAGTACGAAAGAAAGAGTCAGTTGGGATGATAGAATTACCATTCTACTTGGATAA